Proteins from one Oscillatoria nigro-viridis PCC 7112 genomic window:
- a CDS encoding formylglycine-generating enzyme family protein, with the protein MPNDQNQPREYDAVKGGQNLTPVDAAVLGGIAGVKSRLASPSVEVRIIGLSEALKYGEAGLDLILGALQDESVQVKLAVYSLLKDRNEEKIKQHLQNYFFDFDVITVDSNGRESSRSKSFAFYFPEDLGNGIVLEMVYIAGGTLMVDSPVTEVDRYRDYGAGGKPQVTIPAFYASKYPITQAQWEAVMGKRINESSFTGEKLPVENVSWHLALQFIRKLSEKTGKKYRSLSKAEWEYACRAGATAAPFEGHYFMEIIKEVNREGNHPDFDAPQGFHRQIKDVGSFGPNAFGLYDMHGKVAEWCGNSGLNDADRGPEASGIISLSVRMGLESIGHTDLKCFNRILYLCHSPYREGIGSSLIEGVRVAMSSYSSPS; encoded by the coding sequence ATGCCAAACGATCAAAATCAACCCAGAGAATATGATGCCGTCAAAGGCGGTCAAAATTTAACTCCTGTCGATGCTGCGGTACTGGGAGGAATTGCCGGCGTTAAAAGCCGCCTAGCCTCGCCCTCTGTCGAAGTGAGAATCATCGGACTCTCCGAAGCGCTCAAATATGGAGAAGCAGGGTTAGATTTGATACTGGGAGCATTGCAGGATGAGTCAGTACAGGTGAAATTAGCTGTTTATTCACTACTGAAAGATAGAAATGAGGAGAAGATAAAACAACATTTACAAAACTATTTTTTTGATTTTGATGTCATCACAGTTGATTCAAATGGACGAGAAAGCAGTCGCAGCAAGTCGTTTGCTTTCTACTTCCCCGAAGACCTAGGAAATGGAATTGTGTTGGAAATGGTTTACATTGCCGGCGGCACATTGATGGTAGATTCGCCAGTAACAGAAGTTGATAGATATAGAGATTATGGGGCAGGTGGGAAGCCTCAAGTCACAATACCCGCTTTTTATGCAAGCAAATACCCCATCACCCAAGCACAGTGGGAAGCAGTAATGGGAAAGAGAATCAACGAATCGAGTTTCACAGGCGAAAAACTTCCTGTTGAAAATGTATCGTGGCATTTGGCCTTACAATTCATTAGAAAACTATCGGAAAAAACTGGTAAAAAATATCGTTCCCTGAGTAAAGCAGAATGGGAATATGCTTGTCGTGCCGGTGCAACAGCAGCCCCATTTGAGGGACATTATTTTATGGAAATTATAAAAGAAGTTAACCGTGAAGGCAATCATCCCGACTTTGATGCACCGCAGGGTTTTCATCGCCAAATAAAGGATGTGGGAAGTTTTGGACCCAATGCTTTTGGACTTTACGATATGCACGGCAAGGTTGCGGAGTGGTGTGGCAATAGTGGCTTAAATGATGCCGATAGAGGTCCCGAGGCTAGCGGTATTATCTCGCTCTCAGTAAGGATGGGGCTTGAATCTATCGGCCATACAGATCTCAAGTGCTTCAATCGCATCTTGTACCTGTGTCACAGCCCGTATCGAGAAGGCATCGGTTCTTCTTTGATAGAGGGCGTTCGCGTAGCAATGTCGTCGTATTCTTCCCCATCCTAG
- the psb29 gene encoding photosystem II biogenesis protein Psp29 — MNKNRTVSDTKRSFYTIHTRPINSIYRRVVEELMVEMHLLSANADFQYDPIYALGVVTAFDRFMLGYVPEADRVSIFNALCKSVEDDPDRYKQDAQRLESLADRLSGQELLSWLDRSTSFEDTADLQASLGAIASNPQFKYSRLFAIGLFSLLEKADPNLVKDQETRNDAIAKVSAGLHLPEDKVSKDLDLYRSNLEKMAQARIVLQDVIQAERKKREKRETKVTAAPSAESSDSNN, encoded by the coding sequence GTGAACAAGAACCGTACTGTTTCAGATACTAAGCGAAGTTTCTATACGATTCACACTCGACCGATCAACTCAATTTACCGTCGAGTGGTGGAAGAGTTGATGGTAGAAATGCACTTGCTTTCGGCAAATGCCGATTTTCAATACGACCCGATTTATGCTTTGGGTGTAGTGACAGCTTTCGATCGATTCATGCTTGGGTACGTCCCAGAAGCCGACAGAGTTTCGATTTTTAACGCTTTGTGCAAGTCCGTAGAAGACGATCCAGATCGCTACAAGCAAGACGCTCAGCGATTGGAAAGCTTGGCGGATAGACTTTCCGGGCAAGAGTTGCTCTCGTGGCTCGATCGCTCGACCAGCTTTGAAGATACAGCGGATTTGCAAGCGTCTTTAGGGGCGATCGCCAGCAACCCTCAATTTAAGTACAGCCGCTTGTTCGCGATCGGTTTGTTCTCGCTATTAGAAAAAGCTGACCCTAACTTAGTAAAAGACCAAGAAACGCGAAACGATGCGATCGCCAAAGTCAGTGCGGGCTTGCACCTCCCAGAAGACAAAGTTAGCAAAGATTTAGATTTGTACCGCAGCAATTTGGAAAAAATGGCTCAAGCGCGAATAGTGCTTCAAGATGTCATCCAAGCGGAACGGAAAAAACGCGAAAAACGAGAGACAAAAGTTACCGCTGCCCCTTCGGCTGAGTCTTCTGACAGCAACAATTAA
- a CDS encoding D-hexose-6-phosphate mutarotase encodes MSVGRFDRTSPRDRLALLIRLSECIVVSIAPSPVQPNNLINLATIISDNCKAINQANSMSIDQLNTDYGIAGHLTFATGNGGFPMIHIDNGQAKALISVYSGQVLSFQPATEATDLMFVSEKAYYAEGKAIKGGIPICWPWFGPDPEALGRPSHGFVRNRLWNVLETATTPDGATKVTLGLKDTDETRAIWPQAFELAIVITIGTTLAVELITRNLGDKAFPLTQALHTYFQVGDINRVQVLGLENSQYLDKADGGVEKTQVGAVVVTGEVDRIYLDVTNELVIDDSALNRRIRIKSSGSKSAVVWNPWVTISANMADLDDADYQRLLCVETTNAATDIVEVPPHGEFRLQAIYSVERD; translated from the coding sequence ATGTCTGTCGGTAGGTTCGATCGCACATCCCCTCGCGATCGGTTGGCACTCCTAATTCGTTTGTCTGAGTGCATCGTTGTGTCGATCGCACCTTCCCCCGTCCAACCCAACAATCTAATCAATCTAGCAACCATAATATCGGATAATTGTAAAGCAATTAACCAAGCTAACAGCATGAGTATTGACCAATTAAACACAGACTACGGCATTGCCGGCCACCTCACCTTCGCCACGGGAAACGGTGGTTTCCCGATGATTCACATCGACAACGGTCAAGCCAAAGCCTTAATTTCTGTATATTCCGGTCAAGTGCTCTCCTTTCAACCAGCCACCGAAGCCACAGACTTGATGTTCGTCAGCGAAAAAGCCTACTATGCCGAAGGGAAAGCCATCAAAGGCGGTATACCAATCTGTTGGCCCTGGTTTGGCCCAGATCCCGAAGCCTTGGGGCGTCCGAGTCATGGGTTTGTGCGGAATCGCCTCTGGAATGTGCTAGAAACCGCCACAACCCCAGACGGCGCAACCAAAGTCACTCTCGGACTCAAGGATACCGATGAAACTAGAGCAATTTGGCCCCAAGCCTTTGAACTGGCGATCGTAATTACGATCGGGACCACCCTCGCTGTAGAATTAATCACCCGCAATCTAGGCGACAAAGCATTTCCCCTCACCCAAGCTTTGCACACCTATTTCCAAGTCGGCGATATCAACCGCGTGCAGGTTTTAGGCTTAGAAAATAGCCAGTATCTTGATAAAGCGGATGGTGGTGTCGAAAAAACTCAAGTGGGTGCAGTGGTAGTAACAGGTGAAGTCGATCGCATTTATCTTGATGTCACCAATGAATTAGTCATTGACGATAGCGCCTTGAATCGTCGGATTCGCATTAAATCATCGGGTAGCAAATCCGCCGTAGTGTGGAATCCGTGGGTGACAATTTCTGCAAATATGGCCGACCTTGATGATGCAGATTATCAGCGTTTACTCTGTGTAGAAACGACCAATGCAGCTACAGATATTGTGGAAGTTCCCCCTCATGGTGAGTTCCGCTTGCAGGCAATTTACAGCGTTGAACGCGACTAA
- a CDS encoding M23 family metallopeptidase → MTKVNQGNCRQSAKIIVSPIFRWGGLKAKQLTVSSIGGIVAGILSFVLPVQALQVVVTPTNPELGDTLSVMIQVDGNGGETPTVSLQQKNYPAFPMGNGRFRALLPTTPVEKPGARQIQVAGDGQVQKLSVQVRDRDFPTQSIWLPPGKDSEGTDAEFDRVDAFKALVTPEKFWDGKLLRPNSGEITTIYGVRRYYNGVFAQDYYHRGVDYAGAYGSPVVAPAAGRVSLVGRESQGFKIHGNVVGLDHGQGVASILMHLSRIDVKEGDVVKAGQVIGALGSTGASTGPHLHWGLYVHGQSVDPVPWRLQGVE, encoded by the coding sequence ATGACGAAGGTAAATCAAGGCAACTGCCGACAAAGTGCAAAAATAATTGTGAGTCCTATTTTCCGGTGGGGAGGGTTGAAGGCAAAGCAGCTAACGGTGAGTTCGATCGGGGGAATTGTTGCTGGTATTCTAAGTTTTGTCCTGCCCGTGCAAGCTTTGCAGGTAGTTGTGACGCCGACCAATCCCGAACTGGGGGATACGCTGTCAGTAATGATTCAGGTTGACGGTAACGGCGGGGAAACTCCAACAGTTTCTCTACAGCAAAAAAACTACCCCGCGTTTCCCATGGGCAACGGCCGCTTTCGGGCTTTGCTGCCGACGACTCCGGTAGAGAAACCCGGTGCCCGCCAAATCCAAGTCGCAGGTGACGGACAAGTGCAGAAGTTGAGCGTGCAAGTGCGCGATCGAGATTTTCCCACTCAATCCATCTGGCTTCCGCCTGGGAAAGACAGCGAAGGTACAGATGCTGAATTCGATCGCGTAGACGCATTTAAAGCACTCGTGACACCAGAAAAATTTTGGGACGGCAAATTGTTGCGCCCCAACTCCGGCGAAATTACCACTATTTACGGGGTGCGACGTTATTATAATGGGGTATTTGCTCAAGACTACTACCACCGCGGCGTTGATTACGCGGGTGCTTACGGTTCCCCTGTAGTCGCACCGGCAGCAGGTCGGGTTTCTCTAGTGGGACGCGAATCCCAAGGGTTCAAAATCCACGGGAATGTCGTTGGTCTTGACCACGGTCAGGGGGTCGCAAGTATTTTGATGCACCTCAGCCGGATTGATGTCAAGGAAGGCGATGTCGTGAAAGCCGGTCAAGTAATCGGTGCTCTGGGGTCAACGGGGGCTTCCACAGGCCCTCACCTGCACTGGGGACTGTACGTACACGGGCAGTCCGTCGATCCTGTACCTTGGCGGCTTCAGGGAGTTGAGTAG
- a CDS encoding phosphomannomutase/phosphoglucomutase: MQNFNWAKLQNGSDIRGIALEGVPNEKVNLTPEIATILGKSFVSWLVQKVNKPGAELTIAIGRDSRLSGPTLMQAVMEGIASVGATVYDFDMASTPAMFMSTITPGFDCDGAIMLTASHLPFNRNGLKFFTAKGGLQKQDITDILALAQSNNFQPAASPGNITKHDFISVYANQFVTKIREAVNHPDNFEQPLTGLKIVVDAGNGAGGFYVDQVLKPLGADTTGSQFLEPDGTFPNHVPNPEDKQAMQSICQAVIEHQADFGIIFDTDVDRSAAVDRVGKELNRNRLIALISAIVLQEHPGSTIVTDSITSDGLTQFIEQDLKGIHHRFKRGYKNVIDESIRLNEAGQESWLAIETSGHGALKENYFLDDGAYLVSKLLIELAKSKLANQSLPDLIANLKEPEESAEFRIKMGVDDFKAHGSRVLEQLQEFVSTQADWKIVPNNYEGLRISCTSPSESGWFLLRLSLHDPVMPLNVESNVKGGVAHIVDRLLGFFQTTESLDFSALSI; encoded by the coding sequence ATGCAAAACTTCAACTGGGCAAAACTTCAAAATGGATCGGACATTCGCGGTATCGCCCTCGAAGGCGTTCCCAATGAAAAAGTCAACCTCACCCCCGAAATTGCGACAATCTTAGGTAAATCCTTTGTCAGTTGGCTGGTGCAAAAAGTCAACAAACCCGGCGCAGAATTAACGATCGCGATCGGGCGCGACAGTCGCCTATCAGGGCCAACCTTAATGCAAGCAGTCATGGAGGGAATCGCCTCAGTTGGTGCAACAGTGTACGACTTTGACATGGCCTCAACCCCCGCCATGTTTATGAGTACCATTACCCCTGGTTTTGATTGCGACGGCGCGATTATGCTCACTGCTAGCCATTTGCCATTTAATCGAAACGGCTTAAAATTTTTCACCGCCAAAGGTGGGTTACAAAAACAGGATATTACAGATATCTTAGCACTAGCCCAAAGCAATAATTTTCAGCCAGCCGCATCGCCCGGTAACATTACAAAGCATGATTTCATCTCTGTTTATGCTAACCAATTTGTCACAAAAATTCGCGAAGCAGTCAATCATCCCGATAACTTTGAACAGCCGCTGACAGGATTAAAAATTGTTGTGGATGCGGGCAATGGTGCGGGCGGTTTTTATGTCGATCAAGTCTTAAAACCTTTAGGTGCAGACACCACGGGCAGTCAGTTTTTAGAACCCGATGGTACTTTCCCCAATCATGTGCCAAATCCCGAAGATAAACAGGCAATGCAGTCAATTTGTCAAGCGGTAATTGAACATCAAGCTGATTTTGGGATTATTTTTGATACGGATGTCGATCGCAGTGCGGCCGTCGATCGAGTTGGCAAGGAACTCAATCGCAATCGCTTAATTGCCTTGATTTCTGCGATCGTATTACAAGAACACCCAGGCTCTACCATTGTCACCGATTCTATCACCTCCGATGGCTTAACACAATTCATCGAACAAGATTTAAAAGGGATTCACCATCGCTTTAAACGCGGCTACAAAAATGTGATTGACGAGTCGATCCGCCTCAATGAAGCCGGACAGGAATCATGGCTGGCGATTGAAACCTCTGGACATGGAGCTTTGAAAGAAAATTACTTTCTGGATGATGGCGCTTATTTGGTCAGCAAATTATTGATTGAATTGGCTAAATCAAAGCTAGCAAATCAATCTTTGCCAGATTTAATTGCCAATTTAAAAGAACCCGAAGAAAGTGCAGAATTTCGGATTAAAATGGGTGTGGATGATTTCAAGGCTCACGGATCTCGCGTTCTCGAGCAACTGCAAGAATTTGTCTCAACGCAAGCAGACTGGAAAATAGTTCCCAATAACTACGAAGGTCTGCGAATTTCCTGCACGTCACCTAGCGAATCCGGCTGGTTTCTGTTACGCTTATCACTCCACGATCCGGTGATGCCTTTGAATGTTGAGTCTAATGTTAAGGGTGGTGTCGCTCACATAGTCGATCGGCTTTTAGGTTTTTTCCAAACCACAGAATCCCTCGATTTTTCGGCACTATCGATCTAA
- a CDS encoding cation:proton antiporter: MQEDFRLIVDLVLVLAAAAAGGLFASLLRQPVILGYLLGGIVVGPAGLGLIKELIQVDTLAEFGVAFLLFALGVEFSFAELQKVKTISLGGGGLQIVLTIAITTAISLAVGWVESPAQGVFLGAILSLSSTAVVLKCLMERNESGTSHGQVMLGILVVQDLALGLMLAVLPALNQPAEAIGQTVAWALLRIGLFAVGAVAAGIWIVPQLLRFLAKTESRELFLLGVVVLALGIALLTEYLGFSIEMGAFVAGLMISEVEYADQTLTYVEPLRDIFASLFFVTIGMLIDPMFLWNHLEVILGLVFIVFVGKFSIVTPIVRLFGYPLKTALIAGLGLAQIGEFSFVLASAGQVMGLVSRNVYLLILGTTAVTLVLTPFVLRSVPQLLKWAENFGPLQGYFDETSQPVAIAETLPEQNYVVVCGYGRVGRILVKMLQSRNCSVVVIDESESRIQECRVQGIPYIYGNAASLHVLEAARVERAKAMAIALPDPMSTRLCLKRALELVPDLDIVVRANQDKDIELLYQLGAWEVVQPEFEASLELSSHLLASMGISAMAIGREVQQIRSSRYLELRPPREPLAVSRDLKVAVRDMNSEWYSLPSGSPIASMTLEETNLRQLTGASVMAIVRENGEEIDYPNGKTALHAGDRLFVVGEPEELISFELLAKGEVAVPQGDSSCQWLRLPANSPWAGKKLSEVDLLTQYGVQVRAIRREGKFTRWPDGTTNLQEGDRLLLCGGFYELGLMQRTASPPVPQPALKLPLVKAQVSEKLFSD, from the coding sequence GTGCAAGAAGACTTCCGACTGATCGTTGACTTAGTTCTAGTTCTCGCTGCTGCCGCAGCAGGAGGACTCTTTGCATCGCTGTTGCGACAGCCGGTAATTCTCGGGTATCTCCTGGGAGGGATCGTAGTTGGGCCGGCAGGTTTGGGGCTGATTAAAGAATTAATTCAGGTAGACACCCTGGCTGAATTCGGGGTTGCCTTTCTGTTATTTGCCTTGGGAGTGGAATTTTCCTTCGCCGAACTCCAGAAAGTTAAAACCATTAGTTTGGGCGGGGGGGGCTTGCAAATTGTGCTGACGATCGCCATTACTACTGCAATTTCCTTGGCTGTAGGGTGGGTAGAATCGCCCGCTCAAGGCGTGTTTTTGGGAGCGATTCTGTCGCTTTCTTCGACAGCAGTTGTACTCAAGTGCTTGATGGAGCGCAATGAATCCGGTACTTCCCACGGTCAAGTCATGCTGGGAATATTAGTAGTTCAAGATTTGGCTTTGGGGTTAATGCTAGCAGTTTTGCCTGCCCTCAACCAGCCCGCAGAAGCGATCGGCCAGACGGTAGCGTGGGCCCTGCTGCGGATCGGGTTATTTGCTGTCGGTGCTGTAGCAGCAGGCATTTGGATCGTACCGCAGTTGCTGCGATTCCTCGCGAAAACAGAAAGCCGGGAACTGTTTTTGCTGGGAGTTGTGGTTTTGGCTTTAGGGATTGCGCTACTGACAGAATATTTGGGTTTTTCGATCGAGATGGGCGCATTTGTCGCGGGTTTAATGATTTCGGAGGTGGAATATGCCGACCAAACTCTAACTTATGTCGAGCCTTTGCGAGATATTTTTGCATCCTTATTTTTTGTCACCATCGGAATGTTAATTGACCCGATGTTTCTGTGGAACCATCTAGAAGTAATTCTGGGACTGGTATTTATAGTATTTGTCGGCAAATTCTCGATCGTAACGCCGATCGTCCGACTATTTGGCTATCCGCTAAAAACAGCATTGATCGCAGGTTTGGGCTTAGCTCAAATAGGAGAATTCTCCTTTGTACTCGCTAGTGCCGGCCAAGTTATGGGGCTGGTTTCGCGGAACGTTTACCTGTTAATTTTAGGAACGACAGCAGTCACCCTCGTGCTGACTCCGTTTGTATTGAGAAGCGTGCCGCAGTTATTGAAATGGGCGGAAAATTTCGGGCCTTTGCAGGGCTACTTTGACGAAACATCTCAACCTGTGGCAATAGCTGAAACTTTGCCGGAACAAAATTATGTTGTGGTTTGCGGCTACGGGCGAGTCGGCAGAATTTTAGTCAAAATGCTGCAAAGCCGCAACTGTTCAGTTGTGGTGATCGACGAGTCAGAAAGTAGAATTCAAGAGTGCAGAGTCCAAGGAATTCCTTACATTTACGGGAATGCTGCCAGCTTGCACGTATTGGAAGCCGCGCGGGTGGAACGGGCAAAAGCAATGGCGATCGCCCTTCCCGATCCCATGAGCACTCGCTTGTGTCTGAAGCGGGCTTTAGAATTAGTCCCGGATTTGGATATTGTGGTGCGGGCCAACCAAGATAAAGACATCGAACTGCTTTACCAACTGGGGGCCTGGGAAGTTGTGCAGCCGGAGTTTGAGGCCAGTTTAGAACTGTCTTCCCACTTGCTCGCTAGCATGGGCATCTCGGCAATGGCGATCGGGCGGGAAGTGCAGCAAATTCGCAGCAGCCGCTATCTCGAATTGCGGCCGCCGCGCGAACCTTTGGCGGTTTCGCGGGATTTGAAAGTGGCGGTTCGAGATATGAACAGCGAGTGGTACAGCTTGCCGTCGGGTTCTCCCATTGCCAGCATGACTCTGGAAGAAACTAACTTGCGACAGTTGACAGGGGCCAGCGTAATGGCGATCGTCCGCGAGAATGGCGAGGAAATTGATTATCCCAACGGGAAGACAGCTTTGCACGCTGGCGATCGACTTTTTGTAGTAGGAGAACCGGAAGAACTCATCAGTTTTGAGTTGCTGGCGAAGGGGGAAGTTGCAGTTCCGCAGGGGGACAGTTCTTGCCAGTGGCTGAGGCTGCCAGCAAACAGCCCTTGGGCGGGCAAAAAACTGTCAGAGGTAGATTTGCTGACCCAGTACGGGGTGCAGGTGCGGGCGATCCGCCGGGAAGGGAAATTTACTCGCTGGCCCGACGGAACTACGAATTTGCAAGAAGGCGATCGTTTGCTGCTGTGCGGCGGCTTCTACGAGCTCGGCTTGATGCAGCGGACGGCCTCACCGCCGGTGCCGCAACCTGCTTTAAAGCTGCCTTTGGTCAAGGCCCAAGTCAGCGAAAAGCTGTTTAGCGATTAG
- a CDS encoding Hfq-related RNA-binding protein — MSEFETGLPSVRLIQSYIKDKKQVEIKLLTGDLLAGRIFWQDNSCICLLDPSETQIMISRPAIAYVKPNG; from the coding sequence ATGTCTGAATTTGAAACCGGATTGCCCAGCGTTCGCTTAATACAAAGCTACATCAAAGACAAAAAACAGGTGGAGATCAAACTCCTTACCGGCGACTTACTAGCGGGCAGAATTTTTTGGCAGGATAATAGCTGCATTTGCCTCCTCGATCCGTCAGAAACACAAATTATGATCTCGCGGCCGGCAATTGCTTATGTCAAACCCAACGGGTAA
- a CDS encoding late competence development ComFB family protein encodes MSIEKIVEQALQDGYLTPSMEAEVGRICNTASELSIEEYMALDRLMGSLLTGEVVVLPRKQFINVMEELVLSDAIARVAEIEATSDLSLDVGDIAAYALNRLPPLYATTEEGAHFQRARAKEQLHDLISKEVNAAIARNLDRPDTPNPTALGKSSGNEVLSQLSTWLQANATNFEPQP; translated from the coding sequence ATGAGTATTGAAAAAATTGTTGAACAGGCTTTGCAGGATGGCTATTTAACGCCGTCTATGGAAGCTGAGGTGGGACGGATCTGCAATACGGCTTCGGAATTGTCGATCGAAGAGTACATGGCTCTCGATCGTCTGATGGGATCTTTGTTAACTGGGGAAGTGGTGGTACTGCCACGCAAACAGTTCATCAATGTGATGGAAGAATTGGTACTCAGCGATGCGATCGCTAGGGTTGCAGAAATTGAGGCGACGAGCGACCTGAGTCTGGATGTGGGAGATATTGCAGCTTATGCTTTAAATAGGCTGCCACCTCTGTACGCTACGACGGAAGAGGGAGCTCACTTTCAAAGGGCTAGGGCTAAAGAGCAACTTCACGATTTGATTTCCAAAGAAGTCAACGCAGCGATCGCCCGCAACTTGGATCGGCCCGACACCCCAAACCCCACAGCTTTGGGCAAGTCTTCGGGAAACGAAGTTCTTTCACAGCTAAGCACTTGGCTGCAAGCTAACGCCACTAATTTTGAACCCCAGCCTTAG
- the dapF gene encoding diaminopimelate epimerase, whose product MPIEFAKYHGLGNDFILIDNRHSSEPVITPEQAVDLCDRHFGIGADGVIFALPGQNGTDYTMRIFNSDGSEPEMCGNGIRCLAKFIADLEGSEAKTQYRIHTLAGAISPELRSDGQVKVDMGVPRLLAAEIPTTLAAPDAKVIDVPIEVADKSWSVTCVSMGNPHCITFVEDVAAVALETVGPQFEHNKAFPQRTNTEFIQVVRSDYVKMRVWERGAGVTLACGTGACAAVVAGVLVGKCDRATAVELPGGVLEIEWAEVSGRIYMTGPAQRVFTGCISH is encoded by the coding sequence ATGCCGATCGAGTTTGCGAAGTATCACGGACTGGGAAATGATTTTATTCTGATTGACAACCGCCACTCGTCAGAACCTGTGATTACACCAGAACAAGCTGTGGATTTGTGCGATCGACATTTCGGGATTGGCGCAGACGGCGTGATATTTGCTCTTCCGGGTCAAAACGGCACTGACTATACGATGCGGATTTTTAACTCGGACGGTTCGGAACCGGAAATGTGCGGCAACGGAATTCGCTGTTTGGCTAAGTTTATCGCCGATTTGGAAGGGTCAGAGGCAAAAACTCAGTACCGCATCCACACTCTGGCTGGTGCGATCAGCCCGGAATTGCGATCGGACGGTCAGGTTAAGGTGGATATGGGGGTTCCCCGGCTGCTGGCTGCGGAAATTCCGACAACTTTGGCCGCACCGGATGCCAAAGTTATAGATGTGCCGATCGAAGTTGCTGATAAATCTTGGTCTGTTACCTGCGTCAGCATGGGCAATCCTCACTGCATTACCTTTGTAGAGGATGTTGCGGCTGTTGCTTTAGAAACTGTCGGGCCTCAATTCGAGCACAACAAAGCATTCCCGCAGCGTACCAATACGGAATTTATTCAAGTGGTACGTTCGGACTACGTAAAAATGCGGGTGTGGGAAAGAGGCGCGGGTGTTACTCTAGCTTGTGGGACTGGTGCTTGTGCTGCTGTGGTAGCTGGCGTGTTGGTAGGGAAGTGCGATCGGGCAACTGCGGTTGAACTCCCCGGCGGCGTTTTGGAAATCGAATGGGCAGAAGTTTCTGGGCGGATTTACATGACCGGGCCGGCACAGCGAGTATTTACTGGTTGTATTAGTCAT